The following are encoded in a window of Geobacter metallireducens GS-15 genomic DNA:
- a CDS encoding multicopper oxidase family protein encodes MKKRGMNRRKFITAASVGVAGVYATLHAGVVRAMMGSGGMGGGGMGGGGMGGTTTTIVDPPPGASFFDIPNATKNSAGAYELLVKEARLRLNGTAVTLLTYNGMYPGPVIRAARGDMLKVRMVNMLPKTTASNILGHVRNITNIHTHGLHVTPSGMGDNMMMTAAPGTELNYEYDLALEEPGHLNFYHPHVHGSVAEQYWGGLAGPLVIDDAAGSPLSGYETHVMFIKDLTIANGLPEPYTSNSDFMRGKEGNLVMVNGQVNPVLSIRPGQVQRWQIVNACNARFLKLSLDRHSLWLVGTDGGLLDKPYKLSTILLAPGERVDVLVKADQGGGNFKLLSLPYARGGGSLQQVTLLTLAYGGISAGDTLPTAVNPAAARLNMNLSLLPRRQISLSMMMGRGYINGISYTDMDHAYTISSGLGTYEVWEIVNQSGMDHPFHQHVNSCQVLSVTGGDPDYASLYTTIPAWKDVVIIPKMGSATILVPVKDYDGMTMFHCHIVEHEDIGMMGVWDIGMM; translated from the coding sequence ATGAAAAAAAGAGGAATGAACCGCAGGAAATTCATCACTGCGGCATCGGTGGGCGTTGCGGGCGTTTACGCCACTCTCCACGCCGGCGTGGTCAGGGCCATGATGGGGAGTGGCGGCATGGGCGGCGGTGGCATGGGGGGCGGCGGCATGGGGGGGACGACTACGACGATTGTCGATCCGCCGCCGGGAGCGTCGTTCTTCGATATTCCCAATGCCACGAAGAATAGCGCCGGGGCCTACGAGCTTCTGGTGAAGGAGGCACGGCTGCGGCTGAACGGCACCGCGGTGACCCTTCTTACTTACAACGGCATGTATCCTGGCCCGGTCATTCGGGCTGCCCGGGGCGATATGCTCAAGGTGCGAATGGTCAATATGCTGCCGAAAACGACCGCCAGCAACATCCTCGGTCATGTGCGCAACATCACCAACATCCATACCCATGGTCTTCACGTCACCCCCTCGGGGATGGGCGACAACATGATGATGACGGCGGCGCCGGGCACGGAGCTCAATTACGAATACGATCTCGCCCTGGAAGAGCCAGGGCACCTCAATTTCTACCATCCCCACGTGCACGGCTCCGTTGCCGAGCAGTACTGGGGCGGGCTTGCCGGCCCTCTGGTGATTGACGATGCTGCGGGAAGCCCGCTTTCCGGCTACGAGACCCATGTGATGTTCATCAAGGACCTCACCATTGCCAACGGCCTTCCCGAGCCGTACACCTCCAACTCCGACTTCATGCGGGGGAAGGAGGGGAACCTGGTCATGGTTAACGGGCAGGTGAACCCGGTCCTGTCGATCCGGCCGGGGCAGGTGCAGCGGTGGCAGATCGTCAACGCCTGCAATGCCCGCTTCCTGAAGCTTTCCCTCGACAGGCACTCCCTCTGGCTCGTGGGGACCGACGGTGGGCTCCTCGACAAGCCCTATAAGCTTTCCACCATCCTCCTGGCGCCGGGAGAGCGGGTCGATGTCCTGGTCAAGGCGGACCAGGGGGGCGGGAACTTCAAGCTGCTGTCGCTCCCCTACGCCCGGGGGGGCGGCTCCCTGCAGCAGGTGACGCTCCTGACCCTCGCCTATGGCGGGATATCCGCGGGCGACACCCTCCCCACGGCGGTGAATCCGGCGGCGGCACGGCTGAACATGAACCTTTCCCTCCTGCCGCGGCGGCAGATCTCTCTCAGCATGATGATGGGGAGAGGGTACATCAACGGCATTTCGTACACCGACATGGACCACGCCTATACGATTTCGTCCGGCCTCGGCACCTACGAGGTCTGGGAGATCGTCAACCAGAGCGGCATGGATCACCCGTTCCACCAGCATGTCAATTCGTGCCAGGTTCTTTCCGTCACCGGCGGCGATCCCGACTATGCCTCGCTCTACACCACCATACCGGCCTGGAAGGACGTGGTCATCATCCCGAAGATGGGGAGCGCCACCATCCTCGTCCCGGTCAAGGACTACGACGGCATGACCATGTTCCACTGCCACATCGTCGAGCATGAGGATATCGGGATGATGGGGGTGTGGGACATCGGCATGATGTAA
- a CDS encoding multicopper oxidase family protein gives MDGRSLWRGAVAAGITLALGIGNASASFLVPQTALPGKNVPKYRDPLPTFAGSRVPATSGYTVSFEEFKQQVLPASGGFGPTTVWGYKINGNGPLWPGYTVEATKGSPATATYVNNLAGPGGTPPLLQKYLTVDQTIHWADPFKLRCMFTPMAAGCFDPYTGPVPAVAHLHGGEDKSDFDGGPEQWFTPNGMRGPAYRTYTSAGAPPAPANGAVYNYPNGQEATTLWFHDHALGTTRLNVYGGLAAFYFLRDDRDTGRADNPIRLPAGDQETEILIQDRQFDTAGQLLFPDGFPSGLNGAPPNPTVHPFWIPEFFGDVIVVNGKSWPYQNVEPRRYRLRLLNGSNARFYNLAFIDGVLRSAPIWQIGTDGGLLDAPVPIVYPGRLLLAPGERADVIVDFTPFAGKTVTLTNNAKAPFPSGMAADPQTTAQIMQFRVGTTVTGDTDGTCDPAASKKSGNKCVLRTTPMVKLATAKGTTAPGVTVATRRQLVLREIEGGGGPLEVLLNNTKWSGIMESTMGTTNTPVAGSTQLVDYWLTELPTLGSTEVWEIINTTGDAHPIHLHLVQFQIMNRQPYQANKYLSDWMAALTAAGKGPGDGPPNPYATVLTDTLSIGGQNQVIGGNLLVTPYLQGSPVPAAPNEQGWKDTVVMMPGEVTRIAVRFSPQGNPIGGSVGYSFDATDGPGYVWHCHILDHEDNEMMRPYIPVKP, from the coding sequence ATGGACGGACGATCATTGTGGAGAGGAGCAGTTGCAGCCGGCATTACCCTGGCGCTCGGCATCGGGAACGCCTCCGCCAGCTTCCTTGTCCCCCAGACGGCGCTGCCGGGGAAGAATGTCCCCAAGTATCGGGATCCGCTTCCCACCTTCGCGGGATCACGGGTGCCGGCCACGTCGGGGTACACGGTTTCCTTCGAGGAATTCAAACAGCAGGTCCTCCCGGCGTCGGGCGGCTTTGGCCCAACGACCGTCTGGGGGTACAAGATCAACGGCAACGGCCCCCTCTGGCCGGGATATACCGTTGAGGCGACAAAGGGGAGCCCGGCCACGGCGACGTATGTGAACAACCTGGCAGGGCCGGGAGGGACACCGCCGCTGCTGCAGAAGTATCTGACGGTGGACCAGACGATCCACTGGGCCGATCCGTTCAAGCTCAGGTGCATGTTTACTCCCATGGCCGCCGGGTGTTTCGACCCCTATACCGGTCCGGTGCCGGCGGTCGCTCACCTCCATGGCGGCGAGGACAAGTCGGACTTCGACGGCGGACCGGAGCAGTGGTTCACGCCGAACGGGATGCGTGGCCCGGCCTACAGGACCTACACCTCGGCAGGCGCGCCGCCAGCCCCGGCAAACGGAGCGGTCTACAACTACCCGAACGGCCAGGAAGCAACAACCCTCTGGTTCCATGACCACGCCCTCGGCACGACCCGGCTCAACGTCTATGGCGGCCTGGCAGCCTTCTACTTCCTTCGGGACGACCGCGATACCGGCCGAGCGGATAACCCGATCCGCCTTCCCGCCGGCGACCAGGAGACCGAGATCCTCATCCAGGACCGGCAGTTCGACACCGCCGGCCAACTCCTCTTCCCCGACGGCTTCCCGTCCGGGCTGAACGGCGCGCCACCTAACCCCACGGTTCATCCGTTCTGGATTCCCGAATTTTTCGGCGACGTCATCGTGGTGAACGGGAAATCGTGGCCCTATCAGAACGTTGAGCCGAGGCGCTATCGCCTCCGTCTCCTCAACGGCTCCAACGCCCGTTTCTATAACCTGGCCTTCATTGATGGGGTCCTGCGCAGCGCACCCATCTGGCAGATCGGCACCGATGGCGGGTTACTCGACGCGCCGGTCCCTATTGTCTATCCTGGCCGCCTGCTGCTGGCACCGGGTGAGCGGGCCGATGTCATCGTCGATTTTACCCCCTTTGCCGGGAAAACCGTTACTCTCACGAACAATGCCAAGGCCCCCTTCCCGAGCGGCATGGCCGCTGACCCGCAGACCACCGCCCAGATAATGCAGTTCAGGGTAGGGACGACAGTCACCGGCGACACTGACGGAACCTGTGACCCGGCAGCCTCCAAGAAGAGCGGCAATAAATGCGTCCTCCGGACAACACCCATGGTGAAACTGGCGACCGCCAAGGGAACCACAGCCCCCGGTGTGACCGTTGCCACGCGGCGGCAACTGGTGCTGAGGGAAATAGAAGGGGGAGGCGGGCCGCTGGAGGTGCTCCTCAACAACACCAAGTGGAGCGGCATCATGGAGAGCACGATGGGCACCACGAATACCCCGGTTGCCGGAAGCACGCAGCTGGTTGATTACTGGCTCACCGAACTTCCCACCCTGGGCTCAACCGAGGTCTGGGAGATCATCAACACGACGGGCGATGCCCACCCGATCCACCTCCACCTCGTGCAGTTCCAGATCATGAACCGTCAGCCCTACCAGGCGAACAAGTACCTGTCGGACTGGATGGCGGCTTTGACCGCAGCAGGGAAAGGCCCGGGAGACGGCCCTCCCAACCCGTACGCCACTGTCCTCACGGATACCCTCTCCATCGGCGGGCAGAACCAGGTGATAGGCGGCAACCTGCTCGTCACCCCCTATCTTCAGGGCTCACCCGTGCCGGCAGCTCCGAACGAGCAGGGCTGGAAGGATACGGTGGTCATGATGCCGGGAGAGGTTACCCGGATCGCCGTGCGTTTCTCGCCCCAGGGCAACCCGATCGGCGGTTCCGTCGGCTACTCCTTCGACGCCACCGATGGCCCCGGTTACGTCTGGCATTGCCATATCCTCGACCACGAGGACAACGAGATGATGCGGCCGTATATCCCCGTCAAGCCCTAA
- a CDS encoding multiheme c-type cytochrome codes for MKTKLHLSALLVVMVCAGCGGNGAGDPPAAYSLIAWNDLGMHCIDNDYSVFAILPPYNNLHAQLIDRQTGKQVTAGVTVTYTATADTRGSINSTSKGKTNFWQWVSGLFGVTLPVDTGLTGNRTPGTAPAPMSYDPASGFWKADGIPILPHDDAGAPNYYPMVKVEARDGRGVLLATTYTVLPVSDELACSKCHTSGIGDPMAQPSPDWVFDPNPVRDWRRNILLLHDTKNGANPLYATALAQKGYLPAGLLATSDAGTPILCAGCHPSNALGTTGVAGVKQLTTSMHSWHAVKAMDDATGMPLGQTMDRSGCYYCHPGSTTQCLRGVMGNAKNPDGSAALECQSCHGSMNVVGGAGRAGWIDLPKCQYCHYQAPDGTYVRDTSAFDVSGNFRQTTSIFSTGQALFKVGATHGTMQCEACHGSTHAEYPSSEDNDNVQSINLQGYAGTIAECVVCHPQGFPPSAAGGPHGLHTVGAAWVDTHGSAAKADSQACTVCHGKDYRGTRLSRTFTARSFRTTSTGMKVYAKGDMVGCYDCHNGPGGK; via the coding sequence ATGAAAACAAAACTGCATTTGTCCGCTCTCCTGGTGGTCATGGTCTGCGCGGGGTGTGGCGGAAACGGGGCAGGCGATCCCCCGGCAGCATATTCCCTTATCGCCTGGAACGATCTGGGGATGCATTGCATAGACAACGATTATTCGGTCTTCGCGATTCTCCCCCCGTACAACAACCTCCATGCACAGTTGATCGACCGTCAAACCGGCAAGCAGGTGACGGCAGGCGTTACCGTAACCTACACCGCGACCGCCGACACGCGCGGTTCCATTAACTCCACGAGCAAGGGGAAAACGAACTTCTGGCAGTGGGTGTCCGGCCTGTTTGGCGTGACCCTGCCGGTGGACACCGGACTGACCGGCAATCGGACGCCGGGAACCGCTCCGGCGCCCATGTCCTATGATCCGGCATCCGGATTCTGGAAGGCTGACGGGATACCGATCCTTCCCCATGATGATGCAGGCGCTCCCAACTATTACCCGATGGTAAAGGTTGAGGCCAGGGACGGCCGCGGAGTGCTCCTCGCCACGACCTATACGGTGCTGCCGGTCAGCGATGAACTGGCGTGCAGCAAATGCCACACCTCCGGCATCGGCGACCCCATGGCGCAGCCTTCGCCCGACTGGGTCTTCGATCCCAATCCTGTCAGGGACTGGCGGCGAAACATCCTGCTCCTCCATGACACCAAGAATGGCGCAAACCCCCTGTATGCAACTGCCCTGGCACAGAAAGGATATTTGCCCGCCGGGCTTCTGGCCACCTCCGATGCCGGAACCCCGATCCTCTGCGCGGGGTGCCACCCGTCCAATGCCCTGGGAACGACAGGGGTCGCGGGGGTGAAGCAGCTCACCACCTCAATGCATTCGTGGCATGCGGTCAAAGCCATGGATGATGCTACCGGGATGCCCCTCGGCCAGACCATGGACCGGTCCGGCTGCTATTACTGCCATCCCGGCTCCACGACCCAGTGCCTGCGGGGCGTCATGGGAAACGCAAAAAATCCGGACGGCTCTGCCGCCCTCGAATGCCAGAGCTGCCATGGCTCCATGAACGTTGTGGGGGGGGCAGGGCGTGCCGGCTGGATCGATCTCCCCAAATGCCAGTACTGCCATTACCAGGCCCCGGACGGGACGTATGTGCGCGACACCTCGGCCTTCGACGTATCCGGAAACTTCCGGCAAACGACCAGCATTTTCTCGACCGGCCAGGCGCTCTTCAAGGTGGGCGCAACCCACGGAACCATGCAGTGTGAGGCGTGCCACGGTTCCACCCATGCCGAATATCCCTCTTCGGAGGATAACGACAATGTGCAGAGCATCAACCTCCAGGGGTATGCCGGAACTATTGCGGAATGTGTCGTCTGCCATCCCCAGGGATTCCCCCCGAGCGCTGCCGGCGGACCCCATGGGCTTCACACCGTTGGCGCGGCGTGGGTGGATACCCATGGCAGTGCGGCCAAGGCTGATTCGCAGGCGTGCACCGTCTGCCACGGCAAGGACTACCGCGGGACCCGGCTCTCCCGAACGTTTACCGCGCGCAGCTTCCGGACCACCAGTACGGGGATGAAGGTCTATGCCAAGGGGGATATGGTGGGATGCTACGACTGCCATAACGGTCCCGGGGGCAAATAG
- a CDS encoding response regulator transcription factor, which yields MSLAQSIVVVAEPSHSDLYDLLAVGNAGIRLVSAAGLSTAIGPSDPDIVILDSGTDADGGITLLGEIKALRNDLPVIFLTDSSSEEIVLKAFRKGAREYFRKPVDLHVLQHAVETILALRRMQRERRDPLKRHYSDPINLPDDLPESIGRAVMHIKSNYDCALYLDDLARAAHLSKFHFCRNFKKYIGVSPMRFMNMVKISKAETLLRRADLTISTVAYKLGFNDPSEFTRQFKSITGISPSAFRRSCLS from the coding sequence ATGTCACTGGCCCAATCCATAGTTGTTGTTGCCGAACCGAGCCATTCCGATCTGTATGACTTGCTGGCAGTCGGCAATGCGGGCATCCGGCTCGTATCCGCGGCGGGGCTTTCCACGGCAATTGGCCCCAGTGATCCGGATATCGTCATCCTCGACAGCGGCACCGACGCCGATGGCGGGATAACCCTCCTTGGAGAAATCAAAGCACTTCGCAACGATCTGCCGGTAATCTTTCTGACCGATTCCAGCTCCGAGGAGATCGTCCTCAAGGCATTCAGAAAAGGAGCCCGGGAGTATTTCCGCAAGCCGGTCGATCTGCATGTGCTCCAGCATGCGGTTGAAACCATACTCGCCCTTCGCCGGATGCAGCGGGAGCGCAGAGATCCCCTCAAGCGGCACTATTCCGATCCCATCAACCTTCCCGACGACCTTCCCGAATCGATCGGCCGTGCGGTCATGCACATCAAGAGCAATTACGACTGCGCCTTATATCTCGACGACCTGGCCCGCGCGGCCCACCTCAGTAAATTCCACTTCTGCCGCAACTTCAAAAAGTATATCGGCGTGAGCCCCATGCGGTTCATGAATATGGTAAAGATAAGCAAGGCGGAAACCCTTCTCCGGAGAGCGGATCTCACTATCTCGACCGTTGCCTACAAGCTCGGGTTCAATGATCCGAGTGAATTCACCCGACAGTTCAAGAGCATTACTGGCATATCCCCATCTGCATTCAGACGCTCCTGCCTTAGTTGA
- a CDS encoding response regulator gives MSTRILVADDHAIFREGLKQVIGTTVDMSVVDEAVDGKELLNKIQANDYDMVILDITMPGRNGLDVLTEMKSIKPKLPVLVMSMHPEEQYALRAYKSGAAGYLNKGSASNELLDALHKISMGKKYVSSALAESLVSGLSDHNQQDLLQSLSNREYQVMSMIASGKTVGKIATELSLSVKTVSTYRAHILRKLNMKNNAELTRFVIENKLI, from the coding sequence ATGAGCACCAGGATACTTGTAGCCGATGATCACGCAATCTTCAGGGAAGGGCTCAAGCAGGTTATTGGCACCACGGTGGACATGAGCGTTGTCGACGAAGCGGTCGACGGCAAGGAGTTGCTGAACAAGATACAGGCCAATGATTACGACATGGTGATCCTCGATATCACCATGCCGGGCAGAAACGGACTCGATGTCCTGACGGAGATGAAAAGCATCAAACCGAAACTGCCGGTCCTCGTCATGAGCATGCACCCCGAGGAGCAGTACGCGCTCCGTGCGTATAAATCGGGGGCAGCGGGCTACCTGAACAAGGGAAGCGCTTCCAATGAACTGCTCGATGCCCTGCATAAGATTTCCATGGGGAAAAAATATGTGAGCTCGGCCCTGGCGGAGTCTCTGGTATCCGGTCTCAGTGATCATAACCAGCAGGATCTCCTCCAGAGTCTCTCCAACAGGGAGTATCAGGTGATGAGCATGATCGCCTCAGGCAAGACGGTCGGCAAGATCGCCACCGAGCTTTCCCTGAGCGTGAAGACCGTCAGTACCTACCGGGCCCACATCCTGCGCAAGCTGAACATGAAAAACAACGCGGAACTGACCCGCTTCGTCATCGAGAACAAGTTGATCTGA
- a CDS encoding PAS domain-containing sensor histidine kinase → MLLLEIEAQKNVLELQNAKLVDAMAEKEHVLQQFNRLFDQAPVGGVILGQDGIIRTVNHIAAHMLGEERSRLVGRPLEQFLSEGSRPVFAEFLRNMMSACKASCELEQPIGGNPSLIRFEGACDTCGDECRVAMIDITGRHIPEEERAPGAGGHRKLRWYELSGKPPPPDREDSREIERSKREEGLVDSLKKQRRLSFHLMSAREEERTAVAREIHEELGQMLAALQLNVSLVTKEYLDHAKLVARTQAMEQLITSSIMTVNRISSELRPVMLDILGLADAIEWQAKEFEKKSGIRCKTTILLAEKKVDRDVSTAVYRIVQEALSNVARHATADHVRVTLVEKVGRVTLSVSDNGRGITEREKNNPQSLGIAGMRERAEAFGGRLRICGSSRQGTTVVARIPLAREGDVDEHQDTCSR, encoded by the coding sequence ATGCTGCTGCTTGAAATTGAAGCGCAGAAGAACGTGCTGGAACTGCAAAACGCCAAACTCGTTGATGCCATGGCCGAGAAAGAGCACGTTCTGCAACAATTCAATCGCCTGTTCGATCAGGCGCCGGTTGGCGGCGTTATCCTGGGACAGGATGGAATAATTCGCACCGTCAACCATATTGCGGCCCACATGCTGGGGGAGGAGCGTTCCAGGCTCGTTGGCCGGCCATTGGAGCAGTTTCTTTCCGAGGGATCGCGTCCGGTCTTTGCGGAATTTCTCAGGAACATGATGAGTGCGTGTAAAGCCAGTTGCGAGCTTGAACAGCCGATAGGGGGGAATCCCTCCCTGATCCGTTTCGAGGGGGCTTGCGACACCTGCGGGGACGAGTGCCGCGTCGCGATGATAGACATTACCGGCCGGCACATTCCGGAGGAGGAGCGGGCACCCGGGGCGGGGGGGCACCGGAAGCTGCGTTGGTATGAATTGTCGGGAAAGCCGCCTCCTCCGGACCGGGAGGATTCCCGTGAGATTGAGCGCAGCAAACGGGAGGAGGGGCTGGTCGATTCCCTGAAAAAGCAGCGCAGGCTTTCGTTTCACCTTATGTCGGCCCGGGAGGAGGAGCGAACGGCAGTCGCGCGGGAAATTCACGAAGAACTGGGACAGATGCTGGCGGCCCTTCAGTTGAACGTGTCGCTCGTGACAAAGGAATACCTCGACCACGCCAAGCTTGTCGCCAGGACACAGGCGATGGAGCAGTTGATCACTTCGTCCATCATGACCGTGAACAGGATCTCCTCGGAACTGCGGCCGGTTATGCTCGATATCCTGGGACTGGCCGATGCCATTGAATGGCAGGCAAAGGAATTCGAGAAGAAAAGCGGGATACGCTGCAAGACAACCATCCTTCTCGCCGAGAAGAAGGTGGATCGGGATGTGTCCACGGCGGTTTACCGGATAGTTCAGGAAGCGTTGAGCAATGTCGCCCGCCACGCCACCGCTGACCATGTCCGGGTGACCCTGGTGGAAAAAGTCGGTAGGGTGACCCTGTCGGTGAGCGACAATGGCCGGGGAATTACTGAGAGAGAGAAGAACAATCCGCAGTCGCTCGGTATTGCAGGGATGCGGGAACGGGCGGAGGCGTTTGGAGGGAGACTGAGGATATGCGGCTCTTCGCGCCAGGGGACCACAGTGGTTGCACGGATTCCATTAGCCAGGGAAGGAGACGTTGATGAGCACCAGGATACTTGTAGCCGATGA
- a CDS encoding ISL3-like element ISGme6 family transposase: protein MLIKTVLNKFERFKSFIYGDCRLAKVGGSEALVIDIKARRNSKPECPECGKRGKTYDTQPARLFEYVPIWAFKVFFRYAPRRVLCPIHGVKVESLPWGYGKEQMTISYQVYLARWARRLSWKEVAEIFKTSWDSIFRAVQYAVDYGLANRNLDGVTEIGVDEIAVFKGHQYLTMVYQLNAGVRRLLWCGPQRRIRTLLRFFREFGKERSAKLKYVCSDMWAPYLKVIAKRAPNAVNILDRFHIMRKFNEAIDEVRRTEAKEFKAAKQENVLEKGRWLLLKRPENLSEKQTSRLGDLLKLNLSSIKAYLLREDFQQFWDYQRSDFAGKFLDDWVIRTMQTDLEPMKKVARMLRNHKPMILNWFKAKGRLSSGAVEGLNLKAKLTIRKAYGFRTIKCLQVALYHTLGDLPEPLCHHRFC, encoded by the coding sequence ATGCTTATCAAGACTGTACTGAACAAGTTCGAGCGTTTCAAGTCCTTCATTTACGGAGATTGCCGACTGGCGAAAGTCGGCGGCTCAGAAGCACTGGTCATTGACATCAAGGCTCGTCGCAACAGCAAGCCCGAATGCCCGGAATGTGGCAAGCGAGGCAAGACATACGACACGCAACCGGCCCGACTGTTCGAGTATGTGCCGATCTGGGCGTTCAAGGTCTTCTTTCGCTACGCTCCCCGTCGGGTTCTGTGCCCAATCCATGGGGTAAAGGTTGAATCCCTCCCCTGGGGGTATGGCAAAGAGCAAATGACGATCTCGTACCAGGTCTATCTTGCCCGGTGGGCTCGGCGACTCTCCTGGAAGGAAGTTGCCGAAATCTTTAAGACCAGTTGGGACAGCATCTTTCGGGCGGTGCAGTATGCTGTCGATTACGGCCTGGCAAACAGAAACCTTGATGGCGTTACGGAAATCGGTGTTGATGAAATTGCCGTCTTCAAGGGCCATCAGTATCTTACGATGGTCTATCAGCTCAATGCCGGCGTCAGGCGTCTTCTCTGGTGTGGTCCGCAACGTCGGATAAGAACGCTACTGCGCTTCTTTCGGGAATTCGGCAAAGAACGCAGCGCCAAGCTCAAGTATGTCTGCAGCGACATGTGGGCACCGTATCTCAAGGTTATCGCCAAGCGGGCACCCAATGCCGTGAACATCCTCGACCGCTTCCACATCATGCGGAAGTTTAACGAAGCGATTGACGAGGTTCGGCGCACCGAAGCCAAGGAGTTCAAGGCCGCCAAGCAGGAGAACGTCCTGGAAAAGGGCCGTTGGTTGCTGCTGAAACGGCCGGAAAATCTGTCCGAGAAGCAGACGTCACGATTGGGAGATTTGCTCAAGCTCAACCTCTCATCAATCAAGGCATATCTGCTGCGCGAGGACTTTCAGCAGTTCTGGGACTACCAGCGGTCTGACTTTGCTGGCAAGTTCCTCGACGACTGGGTCATCAGGACAATGCAAACTGACCTGGAACCGATGAAGAAGGTTGCCAGGATGTTACGCAACCACAAACCGATGATTCTCAACTGGTTCAAGGCAAAAGGCCGACTTTCCAGCGGCGCGGTAGAGGGTCTGAACCTCAAAGCAAAACTGACTATCAGAAAAGCGTACGGTTTCCGAACCATCAAGTGCCTGCAAGTGGCGCTATATCACACACTTGGCGACTTGCCAGAACCCCTGTGTCACCACAGATTCTGCTAA